A part of Sus scrofa isolate TJ Tabasco breed Duroc chromosome 15, Sscrofa11.1, whole genome shotgun sequence genomic DNA contains:
- the RPL37A gene encoding 60S ribosomal protein L37a isoform X2: MAKRTKKVGIVGKYGTRYGASLRKMVKKIEISQHAKYTCSFCGKTKMKRRAVGIWHCGSCMKTVAGGAWTYNTTSAVTVKSAIRRLKELKDQ, from the exons ATG gccAAACGCACCAAGAAGGTTGGAATCGTGGGCAAATACGGGACCCGTTATGGTGCTTCCCTCAGGAAAATggtgaagaaaattgaaatcagtCAGCACGCCAAGTACACTTGCTCCTTCTGTGGCAAA ACCAAGATGAAGAGACGAGCTGTGGGCATCTGGCACTGTGGTTCCTGCATGAAAACGGTAGCTGGTGGTGCCTGGACCTACAA caCCACTTCTGCTGTCACAGTAAAGTCTGCCATCAGAAGACTGAAGGAATTGAAGGACCAGTAG
- the RPL37A gene encoding 60S ribosomal protein L37a isoform X1: protein MGERGAGGGWAKRTKKVGIVGKYGTRYGASLRKMVKKIEISQHAKYTCSFCGKTKMKRRAVGIWHCGSCMKTVAGGAWTYNTTSAVTVKSAIRRLKELKDQ, encoded by the exons ATGGGCGAGCGGGGAGCAGGCGGGGGCtgg gccAAACGCACCAAGAAGGTTGGAATCGTGGGCAAATACGGGACCCGTTATGGTGCTTCCCTCAGGAAAATggtgaagaaaattgaaatcagtCAGCACGCCAAGTACACTTGCTCCTTCTGTGGCAAA ACCAAGATGAAGAGACGAGCTGTGGGCATCTGGCACTGTGGTTCCTGCATGAAAACGGTAGCTGGTGGTGCCTGGACCTACAA caCCACTTCTGCTGTCACAGTAAAGTCTGCCATCAGAAGACTGAAGGAATTGAAGGACCAGTAG